In Brevibacillus brevis NBRC 100599, a single genomic region encodes these proteins:
- a CDS encoding zinc-dependent alcohol dehydrogenase family protein → MYAQTVRYDQFGEPHKVLKVEQRLIEPLKQDEILVKMSARPINPSDIIPIRGAYKHRINLPAIPGYEGVGTVIDTGPSAPRSLIGNRVLPLRGEGTWQDYVKTTAELAIEVPDSIPDDIASRLYINPITAWVICKETLQLSSQQVLLVNAANSAIGRLFIQLSALFGFRVIAIVRNARYTEELMELGAWHVIDSSHVSIYDAIMSVTNGQGAHASIDSIGGPDGLELAKSTRAGGIFLSLGLLSGVQVDWSIISKELGVLPQLFLLRHWNQRVSVSTWHETFEKVIELVQNGKLLIAVPGEKFALQDVKEAVQFAESRHRTGKVILV, encoded by the coding sequence AAGATGAAATTTTGGTGAAAATGAGCGCACGTCCTATTAACCCTTCTGACATCATCCCGATTCGTGGTGCTTACAAGCATCGCATCAACCTCCCCGCTATTCCTGGGTATGAGGGGGTTGGTACCGTTATTGATACAGGTCCTTCTGCTCCCCGCTCTCTTATCGGGAACCGTGTTCTGCCATTGCGCGGTGAGGGCACATGGCAAGATTACGTCAAAACGACAGCCGAGCTAGCCATTGAGGTTCCTGATTCGATCCCAGATGATATCGCCAGTCGGTTGTACATCAACCCCATTACTGCGTGGGTCATCTGCAAGGAGACCCTTCAACTGTCTTCTCAGCAGGTTTTGTTAGTCAATGCAGCCAACTCAGCCATTGGCCGCTTGTTTATTCAGCTATCCGCTCTTTTTGGTTTTCGGGTAATCGCCATCGTCCGAAACGCAAGATATACCGAGGAGTTGATGGAACTCGGGGCATGGCATGTCATCGACAGTTCACATGTGTCTATCTATGATGCCATCATGAGTGTCACAAACGGACAAGGTGCACATGCGTCTATTGATTCCATTGGCGGACCTGACGGTTTAGAGCTGGCGAAGTCTACACGTGCTGGCGGGATTTTCTTGTCGTTAGGCCTTTTATCGGGAGTTCAAGTGGATTGGTCGATCATCTCGAAAGAGCTTGGCGTTCTCCCACAATTGTTTTTATTGCGCCACTGGAATCAACGGGTTTCCGTTTCTACCTGGCACGAGACGTTTGAGAAAGTCATCGAGCTCGTTCAGAATGGGAAGCTCCTTATAGCTGTGCCTGGAGAAAAATTTGCTTTGCAGGATGTAAAAGAGGCCGTGCAATTTGCGGAGAGCCGTCATCGTACGGGGAAAGTCATCTTGGTGTAA
- a CDS encoding YkvA family protein encodes MAKHEKTFLKNYESKASEYLNDKEKASHLLKKAMKKADKKAIGDVWENLQLLFSIFGDWTSGKYRTIPVKSILMIIGGILYFVSPVDAITDFIPVVGLLDDATIIGLVFRQVSSDLTLYKEWKQKEFLQE; translated from the coding sequence ATGGCTAAACATGAAAAGACGTTTCTTAAAAATTATGAATCCAAAGCCTCTGAATATCTGAACGATAAAGAAAAAGCTTCTCATCTCCTAAAAAAAGCAATGAAAAAAGCTGATAAAAAAGCGATCGGTGATGTTTGGGAGAATTTACAGCTACTCTTTAGTATTTTCGGTGATTGGACGAGTGGTAAATACCGAACAATCCCGGTTAAATCCATCTTGATGATTATTGGCGGGATTTTGTACTTTGTTTCACCCGTAGACGCCATCACAGATTTTATTCCCGTTGTTGGTTTACTAGATGACGCGACAATCATTGGACTGGTGTTTCGACAAGTGAGCAGCGACCTTACTCTATACAAAGAGTGGAAACAAAAAGAATTTTTACAGGAATAG
- a CDS encoding aldo/keto reductase yields MRTIPLGTSKLEVPVIAIGCMRIGSLDKLQAERFVQTALEEGANFFDHADIYGKGSCEEVFAEAIQMSPSVRERILLQSKCGIRPGMFDFSKEHILHAVVGILKRLKTEYLDVLLLHRPDTLVEPEEVAEAFDLLESTGKVRHFGVSNQNPMQIQLLHKYVKQPIVANQLQLSIMNATMISQGFNVNMESNSAVNRDGSVLDFCRLHDITIQPWSPFQHGFFEGSFLGNEKFHELNKKVDEIAARYEVSNTTIAIAWLLRHPANMQPVIGTTNIDRMKDCVKAAHIRLTREEWYDIYRAAGNVLP; encoded by the coding sequence ATGAGAACCATACCACTCGGCACGAGCAAGTTAGAAGTCCCTGTTATCGCAATCGGTTGCATGAGAATAGGCTCACTAGACAAGCTGCAAGCGGAGCGCTTCGTACAAACGGCGCTTGAAGAAGGGGCGAACTTCTTCGACCATGCAGATATTTATGGAAAAGGCAGTTGTGAGGAAGTATTTGCAGAAGCGATTCAGATGAGCCCTAGCGTTCGCGAGCGTATCCTGTTGCAATCGAAATGTGGTATTCGGCCCGGCATGTTCGACTTTTCCAAAGAGCATATTTTGCATGCAGTAGTTGGTATTCTAAAGCGTCTAAAAACTGAATATTTGGATGTTTTGCTGTTGCACCGTCCTGACACGCTTGTCGAACCAGAAGAAGTAGCGGAAGCATTCGATCTTCTGGAAAGCACGGGTAAAGTACGCCACTTTGGCGTTTCCAATCAGAATCCGATGCAGATCCAGCTGTTACACAAGTATGTGAAGCAACCAATCGTCGCCAACCAGTTGCAGCTCAGTATTATGAACGCGACGATGATCTCACAAGGATTCAACGTCAATATGGAGAGCAACTCGGCTGTGAACCGCGACGGCAGTGTACTAGACTTCTGCAGGCTGCATGATATAACGATTCAGCCTTGGTCGCCGTTCCAGCATGGATTCTTCGAGGGGTCTTTTCTTGGAAACGAGAAATTTCATGAGTTGAACAAAAAAGTCGACGAAATTGCAGCTAGATATGAGGTATCCAACACGACAATCGCCATCGCTTGGCTGCTACGGCACCCGGCGAACATGCAACCTGTCATTGGCACGACGAATATCGACCGAATGAAAGATTGCGTGAAAGCCGCCCATATTCGTTTGACGCGAGAAGAGTGGTATGACATCTATCGTGCTGCCGGAAATGTGTTGCCATAA
- a CDS encoding acetyl-CoA carboxylase carboxyltransferase subunit alpha has protein sequence MSLDFEGPIIELKEKIDELQKYMEKNDLDLSSEIHALRERLKVMQSEIYTNISPFQRVQIARLRNRPTTLDYIPLLFTDFIELHGDRLYGDDKAIIGGIAKYKGMPVTIIGHQRGRNTKESIERNFGMAHPEGYRKALRLMKQAEKFNRPIITFIDTSGAYPGRESEERGISEAIARNLFEMVTLRVPIICIVIGEASSGGALGISIGNHIHMLDNSWYSVISPEGAASILWKDAKYAPKAAEYMKITAKELKDLGIIDQIIPEVKGGAQNDIKWQAEMVESAIESSLKELVRMSPEELTQQRYEKYREMGKIGILNGTDEEK, from the coding sequence ATGAGTTTAGATTTTGAAGGGCCAATTATAGAATTAAAAGAAAAAATCGATGAATTACAGAAGTATATGGAAAAAAATGATCTCGATTTATCTTCAGAAATTCATGCATTAAGAGAACGATTAAAAGTAATGCAATCTGAAATTTATACGAATATTTCACCATTTCAACGAGTTCAAATTGCTCGGCTTCGTAACCGGCCTACAACATTGGACTATATTCCGTTATTGTTTACAGATTTTATCGAACTTCATGGCGATCGACTATATGGAGATGATAAAGCAATAATCGGTGGAATTGCGAAATATAAAGGCATGCCTGTTACGATTATTGGCCACCAAAGAGGTAGGAACACAAAGGAAAGCATAGAAAGAAATTTTGGAATGGCACACCCAGAAGGTTATAGAAAAGCTTTACGCCTTATGAAGCAAGCTGAAAAGTTTAATCGCCCTATTATTACATTCATTGATACTTCAGGTGCTTATCCGGGGAGAGAATCTGAAGAACGTGGAATTTCTGAGGCAATAGCTCGTAATTTATTTGAAATGGTAACACTTAGAGTACCGATTATTTGTATTGTAATAGGAGAAGCATCAAGTGGTGGAGCCCTTGGTATTAGTATCGGCAATCATATTCATATGCTAGATAACTCGTGGTACTCGGTTATTTCTCCGGAAGGAGCGGCATCGATATTATGGAAAGATGCTAAGTATGCTCCAAAAGCAGCTGAATACATGAAAATTACAGCAAAAGAATTGAAGGACTTAGGGATTATTGATCAAATCATTCCTGAAGTGAAAGGTGGAGCACAAAATGATATAAAATGGCAGGCGGAAATGGTTGAATCTGCAATCGAATCATCTCTAAAAGAATTGGTACGAATGTCTCCAGAAGAGCTTACACAACAGCGATATGAAAAGTATAGAGAGATGGGGAAAATTGGAATCCTAAACGGAACTGATGAGGAAAAATAG